A single window of Uloborus diversus isolate 005 chromosome 5, Udiv.v.3.1, whole genome shotgun sequence DNA harbors:
- the LOC129223274 gene encoding slit homolog 1 protein-like, which translates to MRTTNLFKLLILVSIFTFSGAYICLKYPICSCSKRTITKVTCSGVRKASLVLPALDKYDHIDKFQMSGSLTNLTSGVFNGRSIASLVIYGPLQTVAEDALMDIKGLEVVRLTFTGLVSIPQAVTLESLKNLSISHGNITEIGTELQGMSAVMNLVLDFNKISRISTAAFNGLQYLEILNLSFNDLSHLGPELFTPLKNLRIIDLSNNQLVSISGCLKSVSPQVINLYNNSLTNIDNVFHSGMWSVRELNLGANPSLNLTGALFKGLMKSLSILTLQDNHFQSVDPQLLKYFPQLLELRFSGNDLDHIPGEFFSYTSNLNTVELSDNSLTSTDELFVLNRMRLRRIKLDGNRLSSIKGGISSETIIRLDMSRNAISELRSGDLKHLSFLTEINLSSNPIEVIDSDVLKLNHKLNIVDLSNTRLKELNRSLLHITSLSQLRVQSSELQRIDEEELAGLRFLKSVHLSNNSLSTIYGAFRFVPAIVFLDVSSNNLTTLTADSFPVYRGATVHLRNLQMAGNPWICDCRLSWIPYWLEKRGELLDEPVCESPAHLNGRNISSLNQTELDLWLDDCPENCDCLCSPIGEDVSIAVNCSNRNVVQFPSRFPAKVKEMDFSNNKIEQIDGLGSYYKELRKLNLEDNKLFKLSSNLPSLVEELLLARNSLRLFPYAYWEENSINVTTLSGNPWICDCNHGWKFREWLIAHNDSVLDLQNIRCGSQEGFFIRNQVIIYLERKDFCSPLTPLHIAVITVFCVITLTLLLLCVCLRKGIAALFYSCGCTFLKNQNKFQDPYDVFLLYADEDEEIALSELAEGLESGNDKFNVCIPCRNIPEPRTIERISAFTAQSSKIIVLLTRSFLADGTSLRLLRSAMSFSLEDTSRQVIFVTHGKLPSFSSLDPSLLKILKTSDRLRWGSFLFWPRLVYRLPRKYTPPDEADPSTVRLLDDLN; encoded by the exons ATGAGGACGACGAATTTGTTCAAGTTATTGATTCTAGtatctatttttacattttctggagCATATATTTGCCTCAAGTATCCAATATGCAGTTGTAGCAAGAGGACCATCACCAAAGTCACATGCAGCGGGGTGAGGAAAGCTTCTCTGGTGCTGCCAGCTTTGGACAAATACGATCATATTGACAAGTTTCAAATGTCGGGATCCTTGACGAACTTGACCAGTGGCGTTTTCAACGGAAGATCTATTGCTAGTTTGGTAATTTATGGACCTCTCCAGACTGTTGCCGAGGATGCCCTGATGGACATCAAGGGACTGGAAGTGGTTAGACTCACGTTCACCGGACTCGTCTCGATTCCTCAAGCAGTGACGCTGGAGAGTCTCAAGAATCTATCCATAAGTCACGGGAACATAACTGAAATCGGTACTGAACTTCAAGGCATGTCGGCAGTGATGAATCTGGTTTTGGACTTCAATAAAATTAGCCGCATTTCCACAGCAGCTTTCAACGGGCTGCAGTATCTCGAAATTCTGAACTTGTCTTTCAATGACCTCAGTCACTTAGGGCCGGAGTTGTTCACGCCTTTGAAGAATTTGAGAATCATAGACCTGAGCAATAATCAGCTGGTGTCGATTAGTGGATGCTTGAAATCTGTTTCTCCTCAA gTAATAAATTTATACAACAACAGCTTGACCAACATCGACAATGTTTTCCATTCTGGAATGTGGTCCGTGCGGGAGCTCAACTTGGGCGCCAATCCATCCCTCAACCTCACCGGAGCACTCTTCAAGGGCCTCATGAAGTCTCTGTCTATTCTAACGTTGCAGGATAATCATTTCCAGTCCGTGGACCCGCAACTTCTGAAGTATTTTCCTCAGCTCCTCGAGCTGCGGTTCAGCGGCAACGATCTCGATCACATACCAGGCGAATTTTTCAGTTACACCTCAAATCTGAATACAGTCGAACTGAGCGACAACAGCCTGACTTCCACAGATGAACTGTTCGTCCTCAACAGGATGAGACTCAGGAGGATTAAGCTCGACGGCAACAGGCTGTCTTCCATCAAAGGTGGAATTTCGTCTGAAACAATCATAAGACTGGATATGAGTAGGAACGCGATCTCAGAGCTCAGGAGCGGAGATTTGAAGCATCTGTCATTTCTCACTGAAATCAACCTGTCGAGTAATCCGATAGAGGTGATCGATTCGGACGTGCTCAAACTTAACCATAAACTGAATATCGTCGATCTTTCGAACACGAGGCTGAAGGAACTGAACAGGTCGTTGCTTCATATTACCAGCTTGTCTCAACTTAGGGTGCAGTCGTCAGAACTGCAGCGCATTGACGAAGAAGAACTCGCGGGGCTCCGATTTTTGAAGTCTGTTCACCTGAGCAATAACAGCTTGAGCACAATTTATGGTGCGTTTCGGTTCGTTCCAGCCATTGTCTTTTTGGATGTATCGTCGAATAACTTGACGACTTTGACAGCCGATTCTTTTCCAGTGTACAGAGGAGCAACAGTCCATTTGCGAAATCTGCAAATGGCAG GCAACCCATGGATTTGCGACTGCAGACTGTCTTGGATTCCTTATTGGTTGGAAAAGCGTGGAGAATTACTTGACGAACCTGTATGCGAATCGCCAGCCCACTTGAATGGAAGGAATATCAGTTCTTTAAATCAAACTGAGCTGGATTTGTGGCTGGATGACTGCCCGGAGAATTGTGACTGTTTATGCTCGCCTATCGGAGAGGACGTGTCCATAGCTGTAAATTGTTCGAACAGAAACGTAGTCCAGTTTCCGAGTCGATTTCCTGCCAAAGTCAAGGAAATGGACTTCTCCAACAACAAAATTGAGCAGATTGATGGGTTAGGGAGCTATTATAAAGAACTCCGCAAGCTGAATTTAGAAGACAACAAATTGTTTAAGTTAAGTTCGAATTTGCCTTCTTTGGTGGAGGAGTTACTGCTGGCTAGGAATTCCCTCCGATTGTTTCCTTATGCTTATTGGGAGGAAAATTCTATAAATGTGACCACTTTGTCTGGAAATCCGTGGATTTGCGACTGTAATCACGGGTGGAAGTTCAGAGAATGGTTGATTGCTCATAATGATTCG GTCCTTGATTTGCAAAACATACGCTGCGGCTCCCAGGAGGGTTTCTTCATAAGAAATCAAGTGATCATTTATTTGGAACGAAAGGATTTCTGTTCTCCCCTTACTCCATTACATATAGCAGTAATCACAG TGTTTTGCGTTATCACGTTAACCCTCCTCCTGTTGTGTGTGTGCCTCAGAAAAGGAATTGCTGCCCTGTTCTATTCCTGCGGATGCACTTTTctcaaaaaccaaaataaattccaagaTCCGTATGATGTTTTCCTCTTGTATGCTGATGAGGACGAGGAAATAGCCCTCTCCGAATTAGCGGAAG GTCTTGAAAGTGGAAATGACAAATTCAACGTTTGCATTCCTTGTCGTAATATTCCAGAACCAAGAACTATAGAAAGAATATCTGCCTTCACTGCACAATCCAGCAAGATTATAGTTCTTCTGACAAG GAGCTTTCTGGCAGATGGTACAAGCCTTCGCCTCCTTCGATCGGCCATGTCATTCTCCTTGGAGGACACTTCACGCCAAGTAATCTTTGTGACGCATGGAAAGTTGCCTTCTTTCTCCAGCTTGGATCCCTCTCTTTTGAAAATCCTGAAAACCAGCGATCGTCTGCGTTGGGGAAGCTTCCTGTTTTGGCCGAGGCTGGTGTATCGACTACCACGAAAATATACCCCTCCCGATGAAGCAGATCCTTCCACTGTCAGGCTGCTGGATGACTTGAACTAA